The Acidobacteriota bacterium genome includes a window with the following:
- a CDS encoding DUF1624 domain-containing protein, with the protein MTNEAHPQKPSQRLDSIDLLRGVVMVIMALDHVRDFFSGNHINPTDLAETSPALFLTRWITHFCAPVFVFLAGTAMFLSASRGKSKKELSSFLVTRGLWLVFLELTVVRFGWFFDWNYHLMVGQVIWAIGWSMVALGGLIFLPVWAVTAFGVVMVATHNLLDGLQAEQFGRLSWLWMILHNTGTMEVLPGKLFAVSYPLIPWIGVMAAGYGFGQLYQLEPDQRRRGLYWLGSALVVFFIVLRAINIYGNPLPWSVQPSAVFTVLSFLNCEKYPPSLLYLLMTLGPAILFLAFFDGLVGKIGQPFVTFGRVPLFYYVLHLPLINLIFHIDAIRVLGSLRFTGPFSIPDGYGYSLPIVYLVWICIVLALFPACRWFADIKRRRKDPWLSYL; encoded by the coding sequence ATGACCAACGAAGCTCACCCACAAAAGCCATCCCAACGGCTTGACTCGATTGACCTCCTGCGCGGTGTCGTAATGGTGATTATGGCGCTTGATCACGTCCGCGATTTTTTCTCTGGAAATCACATTAACCCCACTGATTTAGCTGAAACCAGCCCCGCTCTCTTCCTTACCCGGTGGATCACACATTTCTGTGCACCGGTGTTTGTTTTTTTGGCTGGGACGGCCATGTTTTTGTCGGCTTCCAGGGGAAAATCAAAAAAAGAGCTGTCTTCGTTTCTGGTGACGCGCGGACTCTGGCTGGTATTTCTAGAATTGACCGTGGTGCGATTTGGATGGTTTTTTGACTGGAATTATCACCTGATGGTGGGGCAGGTCATCTGGGCGATAGGATGGTCAATGGTTGCGCTCGGCGGACTCATTTTTCTTCCAGTCTGGGCCGTCACGGCGTTTGGGGTTGTGATGGTGGCAACCCATAACCTGCTGGATGGATTACAGGCTGAGCAGTTTGGCCGACTCAGTTGGCTATGGATGATTCTTCATAACACCGGGACGATGGAGGTTTTGCCTGGAAAGTTATTTGCAGTGAGTTACCCGCTGATTCCCTGGATCGGCGTGATGGCTGCCGGGTATGGCTTTGGACAACTCTACCAGCTTGAGCCAGATCAACGGCGGCGGGGACTCTACTGGTTAGGAAGTGCCCTGGTGGTTTTTTTCATCGTGCTGCGCGCAATCAACATCTATGGGAATCCGCTTCCCTGGAGTGTCCAGCCATCAGCGGTCTTTACCGTGCTTTCATTTCTCAACTGTGAAAAATATCCACCTTCGCTCCTGTACCTGCTTATGACTTTGGGTCCAGCCATTCTCTTTCTGGCTTTTTTTGATGGTTTGGTTGGGAAAATCGGTCAGCCGTTTGTGACCTTTGGGCGGGTACCGCTGTTTTACTATGTGCTGCACTTGCCCTTGATCAATCTGATCTTTCACATTGACGCCATCCGGGTGCTGGGTTCACTCAGATTCACCGGGCCCTTTAGCATTCCCGACGGCTATGGGTACAGTTTGCCGATTGTGTACCTGGTCTGGATTTGTATTGTCCTGGCATTGTTTCCCGCCTGCCGATGGTTTGCCGATATCAAGCGGCGCAGAAAAGACCCGTGGCTGAGTTATCTTTAA
- the mutY gene encoding A/G-specific adenine glycosylase: MPFEPDQIASFRRQLLDWYDQTKRDLPWRQTSDPYLIWVSEIMLQQTQVSRVVEYFTRFTEHFPMVEALATAEIDDVLKQWEGLGYYSRARSLHQAAQKVVTDHGGKLPATYGGLLKLPGFGPYTAAAVASIAFGEAVAAVDGNVNRVIARLTNFHESIKSAKALAHIRQDAGQLLDLEQPGDFNQALMELGATACRPGVPLCLVCPVAAHCAARKAGTAAQLPIRPAAVVRPAVQAACGIVVHQGNRLMIHRDQQRLLGGLWEFPGGRCRPDEAPESACRRHFQEKLGLEISVGNHLVSVNHTFTHFQVTLHAFYCQINLGELSVSNCQWVPLGKASSLALTRTARKILEFLEKQS; this comes from the coding sequence ATGCCCTTCGAACCAGACCAGATTGCCTCTTTCCGCCGCCAGTTGCTCGACTGGTATGACCAGACGAAACGTGATTTACCCTGGCGCCAGACGTCAGATCCCTACCTGATCTGGGTCTCGGAAATTATGCTCCAGCAAACCCAGGTGAGCCGGGTGGTTGAGTATTTCACCCGATTCACCGAACATTTTCCGATGGTTGAAGCGCTGGCAACGGCTGAAATTGATGACGTTCTCAAGCAATGGGAAGGGCTGGGATATTACAGTCGGGCCCGGTCACTGCATCAAGCCGCTCAAAAAGTGGTTACCGACCACGGCGGGAAATTGCCTGCTACTTATGGCGGATTGCTTAAACTACCAGGGTTTGGTCCCTACACGGCAGCGGCGGTGGCGTCAATTGCTTTTGGTGAAGCGGTGGCTGCCGTTGATGGAAATGTAAATCGCGTCATCGCACGATTGACCAATTTTCACGAATCAATCAAATCTGCGAAAGCACTGGCGCACATTCGACAGGACGCCGGTCAACTCCTTGATCTTGAGCAACCTGGGGATTTTAATCAGGCTCTGATGGAGCTTGGCGCGACGGCCTGCCGCCCAGGAGTTCCGCTGTGTCTGGTGTGCCCGGTTGCAGCCCATTGTGCGGCACGCAAAGCTGGAACGGCGGCTCAACTCCCAATCCGACCAGCAGCAGTCGTGCGACCAGCTGTCCAGGCGGCTTGCGGGATTGTAGTTCATCAAGGGAACCGGCTCATGATTCATCGTGACCAGCAACGCCTGCTCGGAGGACTCTGGGAATTTCCCGGTGGACGCTGCCGGCCAGATGAAGCACCCGAAAGTGCCTGCCGGCGACATTTCCAGGAAAAACTTGGACTTGAGATTTCAGTTGGAAACCACCTTGTGAGCGTCAACCATACGTTTACCCATTTTCAGGTCACGCTCCATGCCTTTTACTGTCAGATTAACCTGGGTGAACTTTCAGTTTCCAACTGTCAGTGGGTTCCCCTGGGTAAAGCTTCGTCACTGGCCTTAACCCGAACGGCCCGGAAAATCCTGGAATTTCTCGAAAAACAGAGTTGA
- a CDS encoding ankyrin repeat domain-containing protein, which produces MNFVLPTYTLAETIRHDYTVFTTTFLRFRTPIDEPDIHGWTGLMYATLEGNTELASNLLSQGANVNHRGNGGQTPLMCAAAMGYSDLVELLINHGARINFRDCDGKSALIFALEDDSCEFGHLSLWKAHHDTDQNYVRRRKNQTTQVLLKHLPVVNPSLVGEKDYHHKTLLMYAVEGQNPNFVFWLLANGANVNAQDDSGQTPLMFALSNKHEFAYIYFEKLVDRGADIQLKDSNGASALVYAIQNQQFEATQQLILWGTDLNLQLASDFDLIGLIHARFPREQAVELASLISKKQHQAQTIQHSKYKSP; this is translated from the coding sequence GTGAATTTTGTACTTCCAACCTACACGTTGGCGGAAACCATCCGCCATGACTATACAGTCTTCACCACGACGTTTCTGAGATTTAGAACCCCAATTGATGAGCCAGATATCCACGGCTGGACCGGGCTGATGTATGCCACATTGGAGGGAAACACCGAGTTAGCAAGCAACTTGTTGAGTCAAGGAGCAAATGTCAATCATCGGGGGAATGGAGGGCAAACCCCGCTTATGTGCGCAGCGGCTATGGGGTATTCCGACCTGGTAGAATTACTTATCAACCATGGTGCTCGAATCAATTTCCGTGATTGTGATGGAAAGTCGGCATTGATATTCGCCCTTGAAGATGATTCCTGTGAGTTTGGTCATTTAAGCCTGTGGAAAGCTCACCACGATACTGATCAAAATTATGTAAGGCGACGAAAGAATCAAACCACTCAGGTTTTACTGAAGCACCTGCCGGTGGTAAATCCCTCTCTGGTTGGGGAAAAAGACTATCACCACAAAACGCTCTTGATGTATGCGGTTGAAGGCCAAAACCCAAATTTTGTTTTCTGGCTTTTAGCGAATGGCGCCAATGTCAATGCCCAGGACGATTCTGGCCAGACTCCCTTGATGTTTGCTCTCTCAAATAAGCATGAGTTTGCCTATATCTACTTTGAAAAGCTGGTGGATCGGGGAGCAGATATTCAATTGAAAGATTCAAATGGAGCCTCGGCCCTTGTCTATGCGATTCAAAATCAGCAATTTGAGGCAACACAACAACTCATTCTATGGGGCACTGATCTCAATCTTCAATTAGCTTCTGACTTTGATTTGATCGGGTTGATACATGCCCGTTTTCCTCGTGAACAGGCCGTTGAACTGGCTTCGCTCATCAGCAAAAAACAACATCAGGCTCAAACCATCCAACATTCTAAGTACAAGTCCCCATAA
- a CDS encoding ankyrin repeat domain-containing protein encodes MAHFQIKAENYPTRCEICHQADQFDPATNVCQRCQLAQTVPQTAIVPTQQHFALSKKAKIWLGIAGIFLADTMCTICYPLRMGILVNVLSLFTGRHPSSSLEFYQGRMCGMAGLASVAGVAIFYLIPAFFICCFLVVVVLEVNGGKTPAWVQPPSHLSHLKSSQYPQIDSGQVLKPIFKQLSFGFILNILLFVVLIVPQYSLAQTVRYDYGSLTRLFLKLGVNVDQPDDHRWTALMYAIADGNAAMVDELISRGANVNATNHLGQTPLMCAAWAGKPDLVKRLLVHGARVNVQDHQGKSALMIALNTRSVDQILDRLDGSDSFDHLYALYPNEFEQRETLEPLLDCPESRLDLIDFQGSTLTSYAVRTGSLELVQRVLSKLPSQLDQPDKAGTTPLMLACKNKLPKLVEYLLSQGASPLRTDQSGQTALFYAAHVQFYNPHASVQFIDKLIEQGAEINVRDNHGKTPLMEALDQGNQEMVHTLLAHNPDIDIRDASGLRALEHFTLRTARFPGKAYRELYEKLSPVENN; translated from the coding sequence ATGGCACATTTTCAAATCAAAGCTGAAAACTATCCGACCCGCTGTGAAATCTGTCATCAGGCAGACCAGTTTGACCCGGCGACGAACGTCTGTCAGCGGTGTCAGCTCGCCCAGACAGTTCCTCAGACGGCAATAGTTCCAACCCAACAACACTTCGCACTCTCGAAAAAAGCAAAAATTTGGCTTGGGATCGCTGGGATTTTTCTGGCGGATACCATGTGTACCATCTGTTACCCACTTCGGATGGGTATACTGGTCAATGTGCTCTCTCTCTTTACAGGCCGTCATCCGTCTTCGAGTCTTGAGTTTTATCAGGGCCGGATGTGCGGCATGGCGGGACTCGCCTCAGTTGCAGGCGTAGCTATCTTTTATCTGATTCCCGCCTTTTTCATTTGCTGTTTTCTGGTGGTGGTGGTACTCGAAGTCAATGGCGGAAAAACCCCAGCCTGGGTTCAACCACCGTCCCATTTATCTCATTTGAAATCTTCACAGTACCCGCAAATTGATTCAGGCCAGGTACTTAAACCAATTTTTAAACAATTGTCGTTTGGATTTATCCTCAATATTCTGCTCTTTGTGGTTTTGATTGTGCCTCAGTATTCACTTGCCCAAACAGTGCGGTATGACTACGGGTCTCTGACCAGGTTGTTTTTGAAGCTTGGGGTCAATGTTGATCAGCCCGATGACCATCGCTGGACAGCCTTGATGTATGCCATTGCTGACGGAAACGCTGCCATGGTTGATGAACTCATTTCTCGCGGAGCGAATGTCAACGCCACCAATCACCTGGGGCAAACTCCGCTGATGTGTGCCGCATGGGCCGGTAAACCCGATCTGGTGAAGCGGCTCCTGGTGCACGGTGCCCGGGTGAACGTCCAGGACCATCAGGGAAAATCTGCTTTAATGATTGCCCTCAATACCCGGTCCGTTGACCAGATCTTAGACAGATTGGATGGGTCTGATTCTTTTGATCATCTTTATGCTTTGTATCCAAATGAGTTTGAGCAGAGAGAGACACTTGAGCCGCTCCTTGATTGTCCGGAATCCCGGCTGGATCTCATTGATTTTCAAGGCTCAACCCTCACCAGTTATGCGGTACGGACTGGTAGTCTTGAGCTTGTTCAACGAGTACTCTCCAAACTTCCCAGCCAGCTTGATCAACCGGATAAGGCCGGAACCACGCCGCTCATGCTTGCCTGTAAAAATAAACTTCCCAAACTGGTTGAGTATTTATTGAGTCAGGGAGCATCACCGCTTCGCACAGACCAATCTGGTCAGACAGCCCTGTTTTATGCAGCGCATGTCCAGTTTTACAACCCACACGCATCAGTTCAGTTCATTGACAAACTGATCGAACAGGGCGCTGAAATCAATGTCCGGGACAATCATGGGAAAACACCGCTGATGGAAGCACTCGATCAAGGAAACCAGGAGATGGTCCACACATTGCTGGCTCACAACCCGGATATTGACATTCGAGATGCCAGCGGACTTCGGGCACTCGAACACTTCACCTTGCGCACAGCCCGATTCCCAGGCAAAGCGTACCGAGAGCTGTACGAGAAACTTTCTCCGGTTGAAAACAACTGA
- a CDS encoding ATP-binding protein — MAFCLESFSTQRSKVLLPWFIRLGVALMLGMSWPFLVQAEQLPITTFTTTNGLAQDRVKRIVRDSRGYLWFCTADGLSRFDGYSFTTYGTDQGLPHQSMNDLIETEDGIYWVATNGGGVGRFDPTIKSEFVFGSGVTRSQPLTRQLFISIPVGEEAPSNRVNVLFQSKDGRIWAGSDKGLFVLVETPSTRSFHLVDLRPDIPSGAFLQIWAIVEDTDGSLWIGTSHGLTRLFPDGHIIVYRLPAPATESVVWSVLRDREGRIWAGSNRGVSVFVPPVEPSSVPGDSKLSIKHIESPAQTGPLPNQILPPTQPGGLTFTRDHGLPDAVVRSLFQASDGTIWVGTRTGAATFCNGQLQHCAGAAPITNQLILTMTEDSAQNLWLGTETSGAFRIAHDGFTGFSKEDGLEDPEIRTITLDSAGRVVGIAGGILQVFTGQQFTTVRPLVPSSENKDGKTRYRTFLLDRTGVWWAATNEALYRFPKVASTESLAMTQPTKVCSTDDGLALFHSLKLVEDREGNIWILMAGQQPLARWERATEKLHIFSETEGVPPYSTPSAVCQDQVGNVWIGFREVGLMRYRQGRFEHFTRNDGMPGYEIKSLHLDESGRLWIGSTAEGAARIDHPEHVRPVAVRYTTRHGLTSDIVRSISADLRGDIYLGTARGVDRLDPTTNRISHYTIADGLNGSEIEDSLCDRDGAIWFATRTGLSRYRPPSNRVPAVAKVSITGLKISGKPKSLLEFGETEVRSLNLDPNQNNVQIEFSGLSFAVGDDGLFQYRLEGTDDDWSPPTRQRSVTLANLSPGSYRFEVRAVSASSQISSNPAVIQFVIQPPFWQRWWFFLLLAFIPAVVAYSVHSYRLAQVLERERLRMRIAADLHDEVGAHLSQVAILSEVIRQKAGGMGEQVDDLLSRMARNSIEAVNTMSDIVWAINPQKDRRKDLVRRMRQLAGELLSASDIRFRLEAAETGADKKMPPDTRRQIYLIFKECLNNIVRHAQCTEVQIEFWVQNSQIVLQITDNGKGFEPPLARDGNGLTNMRRRAESLGGDLVIETSPNQGTTVRLTAQLLPKNEPGKVRKWLSKHFPITNSRLKTNQSEWP; from the coding sequence ATGGCGTTTTGTCTCGAATCTTTCTCAACTCAGCGATCAAAGGTACTTTTGCCCTGGTTCATCCGATTGGGCGTCGCCCTTATGCTCGGCATGAGCTGGCCATTCCTTGTTCAGGCAGAACAACTTCCGATTACAACATTTACCACGACCAATGGACTGGCCCAGGACCGGGTCAAAAGAATTGTTCGTGATTCCCGAGGGTATCTGTGGTTTTGCACCGCCGATGGGCTCAGTCGGTTTGATGGGTATTCCTTCACGACCTATGGCACCGACCAGGGATTGCCACACCAATCAATGAATGACCTTATTGAAACTGAGGACGGAATATATTGGGTGGCCACCAATGGTGGTGGGGTGGGTCGGTTTGATCCAACCATAAAATCAGAATTTGTCTTTGGTTCCGGCGTCACTCGATCCCAACCGTTGACCCGACAACTCTTTATCAGTATTCCCGTCGGAGAAGAGGCACCATCAAACCGGGTGAATGTGCTGTTTCAAAGTAAAGATGGACGAATTTGGGCTGGTTCCGACAAAGGATTGTTTGTCCTGGTTGAAACTCCATCAACCCGGTCGTTTCATCTGGTTGACTTGCGGCCAGATATTCCATCCGGAGCCTTTCTCCAAATTTGGGCAATCGTTGAAGATACTGACGGGAGCCTTTGGATTGGAACATCGCACGGGCTCACCCGCCTTTTCCCGGATGGGCACATCATCGTTTACCGGTTACCAGCGCCAGCCACTGAGTCAGTTGTCTGGTCAGTTCTCAGAGACCGGGAAGGGCGAATCTGGGCCGGATCAAACCGTGGGGTGTCGGTCTTTGTTCCTCCAGTTGAACCTTCCTCCGTACCTGGCGACTCAAAACTTTCAATCAAACACATTGAATCCCCCGCTCAAACTGGTCCATTGCCCAATCAGATTCTTCCGCCTACTCAGCCCGGCGGGCTGACGTTTACGCGTGACCATGGCTTACCTGACGCCGTTGTCAGATCACTTTTTCAGGCATCAGATGGCACCATTTGGGTTGGTACGAGAACTGGTGCCGCCACCTTTTGCAATGGGCAACTCCAACATTGTGCCGGCGCGGCACCCATCACAAATCAACTCATCTTGACCATGACTGAGGATTCTGCCCAAAACCTCTGGCTTGGGACAGAAACCAGCGGTGCTTTTCGGATTGCCCACGATGGGTTTACCGGATTTTCCAAAGAAGATGGGCTGGAAGATCCCGAAATTCGAACGATTACACTTGATTCAGCCGGGCGAGTGGTTGGGATTGCGGGTGGAATACTTCAAGTCTTTACCGGACAACAGTTTACTACCGTTAGACCGTTGGTTCCGTCATCTGAAAACAAAGATGGGAAAACCAGATATCGGACATTTTTACTAGACCGCACCGGGGTTTGGTGGGCCGCCACAAATGAAGCCCTGTACCGCTTTCCCAAAGTGGCTTCGACGGAATCTCTGGCGATGACCCAGCCGACAAAGGTGTGTTCAACCGACGATGGGCTGGCACTGTTTCATTCACTCAAACTGGTCGAGGATCGTGAGGGGAATATTTGGATTTTGATGGCTGGCCAACAACCACTGGCCCGGTGGGAACGAGCTACGGAAAAGCTTCATATTTTTTCAGAAACGGAAGGCGTGCCGCCCTACAGCACCCCAAGTGCCGTGTGTCAGGACCAGGTCGGAAACGTGTGGATTGGGTTTCGCGAGGTTGGGTTGATGCGGTATCGCCAGGGGCGATTTGAACACTTTACCCGAAATGATGGCATGCCCGGATATGAAATCAAGTCGTTACATCTCGATGAATCAGGTCGGTTGTGGATTGGTTCCACTGCCGAAGGTGCGGCCCGGATTGATCATCCAGAGCATGTGCGTCCCGTCGCTGTTCGCTACACGACCCGCCACGGATTAACCAGTGACATTGTTCGATCAATTTCGGCTGATCTTCGCGGAGATATTTATTTAGGGACCGCACGTGGGGTTGACCGGCTCGACCCAACCACCAACCGGATCAGTCATTACACAATCGCGGATGGATTAAATGGCAGCGAAATTGAAGATTCTCTATGTGATCGCGACGGGGCCATCTGGTTTGCCACCCGAACCGGGCTTTCCCGGTATCGTCCGCCCTCCAATCGTGTGCCAGCCGTGGCCAAGGTCAGTATTACCGGCTTGAAAATCAGTGGGAAACCCAAATCCTTGCTTGAATTTGGGGAAACGGAAGTCAGGAGCCTGAATTTGGATCCCAATCAAAATAATGTCCAAATTGAGTTTTCAGGGCTATCGTTTGCCGTTGGTGACGACGGTTTGTTCCAATACCGGTTGGAGGGAACTGATGATGATTGGAGCCCTCCCACCCGCCAGCGGTCCGTTACCCTGGCCAATCTTTCACCTGGTTCCTATCGCTTTGAAGTTCGAGCGGTCAGTGCCAGCAGCCAAATCAGTTCAAACCCGGCTGTCATTCAGTTTGTGATTCAGCCGCCATTCTGGCAGCGGTGGTGGTTTTTCTTGCTCCTGGCGTTCATTCCAGCCGTGGTGGCCTATAGTGTTCATTCGTACCGGCTGGCACAGGTGCTGGAACGCGAACGGCTACGAATGCGCATCGCGGCTGACCTGCATGACGAGGTTGGCGCCCATTTGTCGCAGGTGGCCATTTTGAGTGAGGTCATTCGGCAAAAAGCCGGCGGAATGGGCGAGCAGGTGGACGATTTGTTGTCGCGCATGGCCCGGAATTCAATCGAAGCCGTCAACACGATGAGTGATATCGTGTGGGCGATCAATCCACAAAAAGACCGGCGCAAGGATCTGGTCCGCCGGATGCGCCAGCTTGCCGGTGAGCTTCTCTCCGCTTCAGACATTCGGTTTCGATTGGAAGCCGCTGAAACCGGCGCTGACAAAAAAATGCCCCCCGATACTCGGCGTCAAATCTATCTGATATTTAAGGAATGTCTGAATAATATTGTCCGCCACGCGCAATGTACCGAAGTTCAAATTGAATTCTGGGTACAAAACAGTCAGATTGTGCTGCAAATAACCGACAACGGCAAAGGGTTTGAGCCACCACTGGCTCGTGACGGGAACGGACTAACCAATATGCGTCGGCGAGCTGAAAGCCTGGGAGGTGACCTGGTCATTGAAACCAGCCCGAACCAGGGCACCACTGTTCGATTAACCGCGCAACTTTTACCCAAGAATGAACCTGGAAAGGTACGCAAATGGTTGAGCAAACATTTTCCGATCACCAACAGCCGACTGAAAACAAACCAATCCGAGTGGCCATAA
- a CDS encoding response regulator transcription factor yields MAIIEDLRDLREGLQLFLESALGFELTGVFSSMEQALSELPSSIPDAILVDLGLPGMSGIEGIRVMKERFPDVQLIALTVFDEDDKIFDALCAGANGYLLKKTPPAKLLEALRDVTSGGAPISPEIASRVIYLFRQFRPPADREACHLTQQETQLLKLFVDGHNYKTAAVEMNISVNTISFHLRNIYRKLQVHSKSEAVSKALRSRLI; encoded by the coding sequence GTGGCCATAATTGAGGACCTGCGTGACCTGCGTGAGGGACTCCAGCTTTTTTTGGAGAGCGCGCTTGGATTTGAACTGACTGGGGTTTTTAGTTCAATGGAGCAAGCTTTGAGTGAGCTGCCGTCAAGTATTCCGGATGCAATTTTGGTGGATTTGGGCTTGCCCGGAATGTCTGGAATCGAAGGGATTCGGGTCATGAAAGAGCGGTTCCCGGACGTCCAGTTGATTGCCCTGACCGTGTTTGATGAAGACGACAAGATCTTTGATGCGCTCTGTGCCGGTGCCAACGGGTATCTCCTGAAGAAAACACCACCCGCCAAATTGCTTGAGGCCCTCCGGGATGTCACTTCCGGCGGCGCTCCGATCTCGCCGGAAATTGCCTCGCGAGTCATTTATTTATTCCGGCAATTTCGGCCTCCTGCCGACCGCGAAGCGTGCCACCTGACCCAGCAGGAAACCCAGTTATTAAAGCTCTTCGTGGATGGTCACAATTACAAGACCGCCGCCGTCGAAATGAACATTAGCGTCAACACGATTTCGTTTCACCTGCGCAACATCTATCGAAAACTGCAGGTTCATTCCAAATCCGAAGCGGTCTCCAAAGCCTTGCGTAGTCGGTTGATTTGA
- a CDS encoding response regulator, which translates to MTEMDPALLLELEALRKENAGLKNLLAASQKSEVLLQAFLDTVPFLVWISDRSGTCILQSQVALDQWGDLRGKTLADFQVPQDIANQWSDRERRVWAGEIIREEVLYTFQDHTRWVEEIIAPVKTNQEIIGLVGISLDISERKLFEEELKHARDTALEASRAKSEFLANMSHEIRTPMNAIIGLTGLLLDTHLTSDQLDFVETIRSSGDSLLTIINDILDFSKVESGKLTLEIQPCNLRDCIEGALDLVTTQAVQKGINLAYLIDESTPVMVMTDITRLRQILVNLLNNAVKFTPQGEVLVMVESMARNGKSHEVHFTVKDTGIGIRESHIGRLFQTFSQVDASTTRKYGGTGLGLAISQKLCELMGGTIWVESQEGVGSTFHFTIVAESVPGQSEIVFQGRSIVLAEKRLLIVDDNPTNRKILTLQSQSWGMLPRATASPLEALSWIEHDEPFDVAILDVNMPEMDGFDLATEIQKIRHPGTLPLVLLTSSAMRPSRTLSTQVEFAACLTKPIKPKQLFTLLSAIFGHSLPKTAPGQATSETEPPLGMRFPLRILLAEDHVINQKVALRTLERMGYRADLAANGFEVIEALKRQAYDVILMDIQMPEMDGLEATRQICSRFPKSRKPWIIAMTAGVLAEDREKCFAAGMDDFISKPVTFQQLQAALERTVIPNLEEFTPFQ; encoded by the coding sequence ATGACTGAAATGGATCCTGCCCTTCTCCTGGAACTTGAAGCACTCCGGAAGGAAAACGCAGGCTTAAAAAATCTGCTTGCCGCTTCCCAGAAAAGTGAGGTTCTGTTACAGGCATTTCTCGATACCGTTCCGTTTCTGGTCTGGATTTCAGACCGAAGCGGCACCTGTATCCTCCAGAGCCAGGTTGCCCTGGACCAGTGGGGTGATTTGAGAGGCAAAACCCTGGCTGATTTTCAGGTTCCACAAGATATTGCAAATCAATGGAGTGATCGAGAAAGACGGGTTTGGGCGGGCGAAATTATTCGCGAGGAAGTATTGTATACCTTTCAAGACCATACCCGATGGGTCGAAGAAATTATTGCTCCGGTCAAAACCAATCAGGAAATCATCGGACTGGTCGGTATCTCGCTTGATATTTCGGAGCGAAAACTCTTTGAGGAAGAACTAAAACACGCGCGGGATACGGCATTGGAAGCGTCACGAGCCAAATCTGAATTTCTGGCCAATATGAGTCACGAAATCAGAACCCCAATGAATGCCATTATTGGGCTCACCGGGTTGCTCCTGGATACCCACTTGACCTCGGACCAGCTCGATTTTGTTGAGACCATCCGTTCAAGCGGCGATAGTTTATTGACCATCATCAACGATATCTTGGATTTTTCGAAGGTTGAGTCAGGTAAATTAACCCTTGAAATTCAGCCTTGTAACTTGCGGGATTGCATTGAAGGAGCGCTGGATTTGGTCACGACCCAGGCTGTGCAGAAGGGAATTAACCTTGCCTATCTCATTGACGAATCAACCCCGGTCATGGTGATGACCGATATAACACGGCTCCGCCAGATTCTGGTAAACCTGCTCAATAATGCTGTCAAGTTCACACCACAGGGCGAAGTTTTGGTCATGGTTGAGTCCATGGCCCGAAATGGAAAGTCACATGAAGTCCATTTTACCGTCAAAGATACGGGAATCGGTATTCGAGAAAGTCATATTGGCCGTTTGTTTCAGACCTTTAGCCAGGTTGATGCCTCGACGACCCGCAAGTACGGAGGAACTGGTTTGGGGCTGGCCATCAGTCAAAAACTATGTGAGTTGATGGGCGGCACCATCTGGGTTGAAAGCCAGGAAGGGGTTGGTTCGACCTTTCATTTTACCATTGTGGCAGAGTCGGTTCCTGGTCAGTCTGAGATTGTGTTTCAAGGGCGGAGCATTGTCCTGGCTGAAAAGCGGCTGTTGATTGTTGACGACAACCCAACCAATCGAAAGATTCTGACGCTTCAATCCCAATCGTGGGGAATGCTCCCAAGGGCAACTGCCTCGCCGTTGGAGGCGTTGTCCTGGATTGAACACGATGAACCGTTTGATGTCGCCATCCTGGACGTCAATATGCCGGAAATGGACGGTTTTGATCTGGCCACTGAAATTCAGAAAATCCGGCACCCAGGCACATTGCCGCTGGTATTGTTGACCTCCTCGGCGATGAGGCCATCCCGAACGCTCTCAACCCAGGTTGAATTTGCCGCCTGTTTAACAAAACCAATTAAGCCGAAGCAGCTTTTTACACTTCTTTCCGCCATTTTTGGGCATTCCCTTCCGAAAACAGCTCCAGGTCAGGCCACAAGCGAAACTGAACCGCCGTTGGGAATGCGGTTCCCACTCCGAATCCTCCTGGCTGAAGACCACGTGATCAATCAGAAAGTTGCCCTTCGAACCCTGGAACGCATGGGATATCGGGCGGATTTGGCCGCCAATGGGTTTGAGGTGATTGAGGCATTAAAACGCCAGGCGTACGATGTGATTTTAATGGACATTCAAATGCCTGAAATGGATGGGTTAGAAGCAACTCGTCAAATTTGCAGTCGCTTTCCAAAGTCTCGAAAACCCTGGATTATCGCCATGACAGCCGGAGTTCTGGCCGAAGATCGCGAAAAATGTTTTGCTGCCGGGATGGACGATTTCATTAGCAAACCGGTCACGTTTCAGCAACTTCAAGCGGCTTTAGAACGAACCGTTATTCCCAATTTGGAAGAATTCACACCGTTTCAATAG